A region from the Clostridium beijerinckii genome encodes:
- a CDS encoding phosphoenolpyruvate synthase regulatory protein, protein MLTILAVSDSIGETANQVAVAAASQFAEKVDVKRIPYVKALEDVEDVMKIANECENVIIVSTIITVNVREYLTQKAMEKNISVMNVLGPILNVASNILKIQPTYNPGAMRQTDEVYFKRIEAMEFAMQYDDSKDYRGLKNADVVLVGLSRTSKTPLCMYLANKGIKAINIPLMPEVGVPDEIYEIDRKKVFGLTINPLRLIEIRKKRLDKFHRITSDIEYAGDARVLEELEYADKIMRKIGCKTIDVTERAIEDTALIILEKIGYNKQ, encoded by the coding sequence ATGTTAACAATTTTAGCGGTATCAGATTCTATAGGAGAAACTGCAAATCAAGTAGCAGTTGCAGCGGCAAGTCAATTTGCAGAAAAGGTTGATGTTAAAAGGATTCCGTATGTGAAAGCGTTAGAGGACGTTGAAGATGTAATGAAAATTGCAAATGAATGTGAAAATGTAATAATAGTATCTACAATAATCACTGTTAATGTGAGAGAATACTTAACACAAAAGGCCATGGAAAAAAATATATCAGTCATGAATGTATTGGGACCTATACTTAATGTAGCGTCTAATATATTAAAAATACAACCTACATATAATCCTGGGGCAATGAGACAAACTGATGAAGTATATTTTAAAAGAATAGAAGCAATGGAATTTGCAATGCAATATGATGATAGTAAGGATTATAGAGGATTAAAAAATGCAGATGTTGTTTTGGTTGGGCTTTCAAGAACATCGAAGACACCATTATGTATGTATCTAGCTAATAAAGGTATAAAAGCTATAAATATTCCATTAATGCCAGAGGTGGGGGTGCCAGATGAGATATATGAAATTGATAGGAAAAAGGTATTTGGGCTCACTATAAATCCACTTAGATTAATTGAGATAAGAAAAAAGAGATTAGATAAGTTTCATAGAATAACATCAGATATTGAATATGCAGGTGATGCTAGAGTATTAGAAGAACTTGAATATGCAGATAAGATAATGAGAAAAATAGGTTGTAAGACTATAGATGTCACAGAAAGAGCTATTGAAGATACTGCACTAATTATTTTAGAGAAAATAGGATATAACAAGCAATAA
- a CDS encoding signal peptidase II translates to MKNKKVLTISILPLIWALYVLFEFVSGRITDFQTIFFNILLILLFALVGLFTYTFGIKHENGFKSNILLFLFLLFLLLDQGIKILIKLLWFNNDIPVIDGMLYFRPIINTDGSWLNARFGTSVSFPILIALNILAIFIFIEVYRYYLHKGNKDFWSDMCFIFVSCGAICSLIDKVFYGGSLDFIGISNLFIADIKDLYINLGILFFALTMLNNGYLSSNEDTTFKEDLQMLKRFILFIKDDIYNKFKSF, encoded by the coding sequence ATGAAAAATAAAAAAGTTTTGACTATAAGTATTCTTCCTTTAATATGGGCTCTGTATGTCTTATTTGAGTTTGTTTCTGGAAGAATTACTGATTTTCAAACAATCTTCTTTAACATATTACTTATTCTACTATTTGCACTAGTTGGTTTATTTACTTATACTTTTGGCATTAAACATGAAAATGGATTTAAATCAAATATATTGTTATTTCTGTTTTTATTATTTCTTTTACTTGATCAAGGGATAAAGATATTAATAAAGTTACTGTGGTTTAATAATGATATTCCTGTAATTGATGGCATGTTATATTTTAGACCTATAATTAATACTGATGGTTCTTGGTTAAATGCGAGATTTGGTACATCTGTTAGTTTTCCAATTTTAATAGCATTAAATATACTTGCTATTTTTATTTTTATTGAAGTATATAGATACTATTTACATAAAGGTAATAAAGATTTTTGGTCTGACATGTGTTTTATTTTCGTAAGTTGTGGTGCTATTTGTTCACTCATTGATAAAGTATTTTATGGAGGGAGTTTAGATTTTATAGGAATAAGTAATCTATTTATTGCAGATATAAAAGATTTATATATAAATCTAGGCATATTATTTTTTGCACTTACTATGCTTAATAATGGATATTTATCATCCAATGAAGATACAACGTTCAAAGAAGATCTTCAAATGCTAAAGAGGTTCATATTATTTATAAAAGATGATATCTATAATAAATTTAAGTCTTTCTAA
- a CDS encoding L-lactate dehydrogenase, with protein sequence MSLKKSKVAIIGTGLVGSSTAFSLITQGVCDEILMIDINEEKALGEVMDLNHCIEYLNRNTKVVRGSYDQCRDVDVIVITAGAPPKPGQTRIDTLELSAKIVESIVDPIMKSGFRGHFIVISNPVDMIAYHVYKISGLPKNHIIGTGTSVDSARLKNFIGELLNVDPRSIQAYSMGEHGDSQMVPWSHVTVGGKSFYEILKDNKDRVGDVDLDKLVLETAKAGWEVYNRKGTTYYGIATATVGIIKAIMNDENKIIPVSTLLEGEYGENDVFCGVPAVLNANGVKEVVEIHMTNDELNKFKKSVALIKSLSKKIN encoded by the coding sequence ATGAGTTTAAAGAAAAGTAAGGTTGCTATTATAGGAACAGGCTTAGTAGGTTCAAGCACAGCGTTTAGTTTAATAACACAAGGAGTTTGTGATGAGATATTAATGATTGATATAAATGAAGAGAAAGCACTTGGCGAGGTTATGGATTTAAATCATTGTATTGAATACTTAAATAGAAATACAAAGGTTGTTAGAGGGAGTTATGATCAATGCAGAGATGTAGATGTTATAGTAATAACAGCAGGTGCACCACCCAAGCCTGGTCAGACAAGAATAGATACATTAGAGTTATCGGCTAAAATAGTTGAATCTATCGTAGATCCAATAATGAAGAGTGGATTCAGGGGTCATTTTATTGTTATTTCAAATCCAGTTGATATGATTGCATATCATGTTTATAAGATATCAGGATTGCCTAAAAATCATATTATAGGCACTGGGACTTCAGTTGATTCAGCAAGATTAAAGAATTTCATTGGAGAGTTATTAAATGTGGATCCGCGAAGTATTCAAGCATATTCAATGGGTGAACATGGAGATTCTCAAATGGTACCTTGGTCACATGTGACAGTTGGTGGAAAATCATTTTATGAAATATTAAAAGACAACAAAGATAGAGTTGGAGATGTTGATTTAGATAAATTAGTGTTGGAGACAGCCAAAGCTGGATGGGAAGTATATAATAGAAAAGGGACAACTTATTATGGAATTGCAACAGCAACAGTTGGAATAATTAAAGCAATTATGAATGATGAAAATAAAATCATACCAGTATCTACGTTACTAGAAGGTGAATATGGAGAAAACGATGTTTTTTGTGGAGTGCCTGCTGTTTTAAACGCAAATGGAGTTAAGGAAGTTGTAGAAATACATATGACAAATGATGAATTAAATAAATTTAAAAAATCAGTAGCATTAATAAAATCCTTGTCTAAAAAAATAAATTAA